In Sphingomonas psychrotolerans, the following proteins share a genomic window:
- a CDS encoding phage tail protein, with the protein MTAQALLDRLRPGRDANDSTWSLVRYPADWRAGAASGLTWDAGNAALELTPIAQPSLYAPWLPNAAVAAPDGTLYAVDTDRDLLLQRGPCAEGFSAVPGIGGHGFATGRFDMPTGVTVDAAGRVYVADAGNARVQVLLPQAGAVLAVLAEGLVTPVHVAVAEDGAIYVADRGTGSVHVFTSGFAAAGVHPLASSDPWTGEDWTLPPEAEPLGIAVLPDGTLAIFDPARPALWHMCTDGTPLEALAWPSAGTLPGWAPLAGRFGAEGEIVLGPIDGGVHNLAWHRIAIDADLPPGTALSIQSFASNANTASARIWSPRAPVPVVAGDLRDGEADRLILPDAGGWALSRLGRLDRATPVIHRFGDDAPGGAAGFTLPAGAARRLAVGDLVAFATAAGGRFEARITAASDTAATLATGGASADFIAPSSARLAARDGIPLPYGPLDLGFLDLDFAAIGLGGLNRDGQPEPLALPHALAMLLKPGDVVRLGALASRFEVIALDDAPVSFALDVALPGAAIDFIGATLTLVESTGRLVVEADLPHEATPPGTHVSLFGDVHIETPAIAALDPASRTIWLTAPLAGDVTAADWRGVQFADPAATDRGRYLWVRLRLIGATVRPAEGVGLPVEATATPSVRALRLIAPRPSLLHWLPAIFSRRDAAEEAPGANFLERFLTLFEGDLTRIETAYESVSRLLNPQAADAEWLRFVGAWLDLAFDPSWPIEGQRQLVLEGAKLQAGSGTPASLARYIEIYTGHPPTITEGFRQRPSDPIELGLRGALGVAPLGGAAIDPVNFAHRFTVSVRLAEDRDRAAARATVRRIVETMKPAHTSVAIDFGRGAAGGIGVDGAIGDIVIPGPEASDPCACDPAVERARGLPFPGHLAAGFQIGGTIAASRHSG; encoded by the coding sequence ATGACCGCGCAGGCGCTCCTCGATCGGCTGCGCCCCGGGCGCGACGCCAATGATTCGACCTGGTCGCTCGTCCGCTATCCGGCCGATTGGCGCGCCGGCGCAGCCTCGGGCCTGACATGGGACGCAGGAAACGCCGCGCTCGAACTCACGCCGATCGCCCAGCCCTCGCTCTATGCGCCCTGGCTGCCCAATGCGGCGGTCGCCGCACCCGACGGCACGCTCTACGCTGTCGATACCGATCGCGATCTCCTGCTCCAGCGGGGCCCCTGCGCGGAGGGTTTCAGCGCCGTTCCGGGGATCGGTGGTCATGGCTTCGCCACCGGCCGTTTCGATATGCCGACGGGAGTCACCGTCGACGCAGCCGGGCGCGTCTACGTCGCCGATGCCGGAAATGCGCGCGTGCAAGTGCTGCTGCCTCAGGCGGGCGCTGTGCTCGCGGTCTTGGCCGAGGGACTGGTGACGCCCGTGCACGTCGCCGTCGCGGAAGACGGGGCCATTTACGTCGCGGATCGCGGCACCGGCTCGGTGCATGTTTTCACCAGCGGTTTCGCCGCCGCCGGGGTCCATCCGCTCGCAAGCAGCGACCCATGGACCGGGGAAGACTGGACACTGCCGCCGGAAGCCGAGCCGCTCGGTATCGCCGTGCTGCCCGATGGCACGCTCGCGATATTCGATCCCGCGCGGCCCGCCTTGTGGCATATGTGCACCGACGGCACCCCGCTCGAGGCACTGGCCTGGCCGTCGGCGGGCACGCTGCCGGGCTGGGCTCCGCTCGCCGGGCGTTTCGGCGCGGAGGGCGAGATCGTCCTCGGGCCGATCGACGGCGGGGTCCACAATCTGGCCTGGCACAGGATCGCCATCGACGCCGATCTGCCGCCGGGCACCGCGCTCAGCATTCAGAGCTTCGCGTCCAACGCGAATACCGCGTCCGCGCGGATATGGTCGCCGCGCGCGCCGGTCCCGGTGGTCGCCGGCGATCTGCGCGACGGGGAAGCCGACCGTCTCATCCTGCCCGATGCCGGCGGCTGGGCATTGTCGCGCCTCGGTCGCCTCGATCGCGCCACGCCGGTGATTCACCGCTTTGGCGACGACGCGCCCGGCGGCGCCGCCGGGTTCACCCTGCCCGCCGGCGCCGCGCGGCGGCTGGCGGTCGGTGACCTCGTCGCCTTTGCCACGGCTGCGGGCGGGCGCTTCGAAGCGCGCATTACGGCGGCGAGCGACACCGCCGCGACTCTCGCCACGGGAGGCGCGTCGGCCGACTTCATCGCGCCGTCCTCCGCCCGGCTCGCGGCGCGCGATGGCATCCCGCTGCCTTATGGTCCACTCGATCTCGGCTTTCTCGACCTGGATTTCGCCGCGATCGGGCTCGGCGGCCTCAACCGCGACGGTCAGCCCGAGCCGCTCGCGCTGCCCCACGCGCTGGCGATGCTGCTCAAGCCGGGCGACGTGGTCCGGCTCGGCGCGCTGGCCTCGCGCTTCGAAGTCATTGCGCTCGACGACGCACCCGTGTCGTTCGCGCTCGATGTCGCGCTTCCCGGAGCGGCAATCGATTTTATCGGTGCCACCCTGACACTCGTGGAATCGACCGGGCGACTGGTCGTCGAGGCCGATCTACCGCACGAAGCCACGCCCCCCGGCACCCATGTCAGTCTGTTCGGCGATGTGCATATCGAGACCCCCGCGATAGCAGCCCTCGATCCGGCGAGCCGCACCATCTGGCTGACCGCTCCGCTGGCCGGCGACGTCACTGCGGCCGATTGGCGGGGCGTCCAGTTCGCCGATCCGGCGGCGACCGATCGAGGCCGGTATCTCTGGGTGCGGCTGCGGCTGATTGGGGCGACGGTCCGCCCCGCCGAGGGGGTCGGGCTGCCGGTCGAGGCGACTGCAACGCCGTCGGTGCGCGCGCTCCGCCTCATCGCTCCCCGGCCGAGCCTGCTCCATTGGCTTCCGGCGATCTTCTCGCGCCGCGATGCTGCCGAAGAGGCGCCCGGGGCGAACTTCCTCGAACGCTTCCTCACGCTGTTCGAGGGCGATCTCACGCGCATCGAGACCGCGTATGAAAGCGTGTCGCGCCTGCTCAACCCGCAAGCGGCGGATGCCGAGTGGCTGAGGTTCGTCGGCGCGTGGCTGGATCTCGCATTCGATCCGTCATGGCCGATCGAGGGACAGCGACAACTCGTCCTCGAAGGCGCAAAACTGCAGGCCGGCAGCGGCACGCCCGCCTCCTTGGCGCGCTACATCGAAATCTACACCGGCCACCCCCCCACCATCACCGAAGGTTTCCGCCAGCGTCCGTCTGACCCGATCGAGCTCGGCTTGCGCGGCGCGCTGGGCGTGGCCCCGCTCGGCGGCGCCGCGATCGACCCGGTCAATTTCGCGCATCGCTTCACTGTCTCGGTGCGGCTGGCGGAGGACCGCGACCGCGCCGCCGCGCGCGCCACCGTCAGGCGGATCGTCGAGACGATGAAGCCCGCGCACACCAGCGTCGCGATCGATTTCGGCCGCGGCGCCGCCGGCGGCATCGGCGTCGACGGCGCGATCGGCGACATCGTCATTCCAGGCCCGGAAGCAAGTGATCCGTGCGCCTGCGATCCCGCAGTCGAGCGCGCTCGCGGTCTTCCATTCCCCGGCCATCTCGCCGCCGGGTTCCAGATCGGCGGCACGATCGCCGCGTCACGTCATTCAGGTTGA
- a CDS encoding putative baseplate assembly protein — MPIVSPNLADLDFASIERMLRARIPVVAPDWTDHNDSDPGIAMIQLFAWLSEQVGYRLNQVPEKSYIEFLKLVGVRLRPAAAARTSMAFLLTKPEQANGVLVPAGTRITAKGPANPPPIFETDSPLDVLPAQLAAIVTARDGLLDINGTGETGPTAAGIDPALYVAERFSVAWDGKTPKLKTMPTQPVPLFFKPGEQTHKTLYLALAFNQSRSAGFKGARATLGLQIDSDEEPEVDDQVRCGESRLEIVNAFEAGPLIVEYAYYRPPAPGIAAGSWDPLSVIADTTDGWTRSGSVRLDVPISIGPVPAAEWRQVEPDMPHPLVGALKTPVDDTPAEVPVSGWIRIRFGVAPRVSVRALGFNMTTASNLTTIRGERLGRGNGRTGQVFSLGNANVAAGTLALTTRDEGRNDAITAWREVEDFDSAGPDETVFVLDAEAGVVLFGDGVRGRPPQADEIVIAAAYRHGGGLAGDVDTGAVSQPAGLPATLAGAVNVTPARGGRDAEKLEAAKARAPHAFRARGRAVTQADFVDAALAAPGVRVARAMVVPLHRPFPQGHVEAGLDAPGIDFTAETPGALTVIVVPEQDGPYPMPTTGELTAVAAHLDTLRLLTTEVHVTTPQYVRLFDFEVVVRAAPGYTTTALREAIGAALERRFHVLTGGRDGAGSGFGELLHHADLVAEIFRVPGVERVEAVSCLFDGQTPDHAERFLAWRRERQVALRLTNCPKNAADFDSIDLAGDEVPFVDASSLTVTVVDAP, encoded by the coding sequence ATGCCGATCGTCTCACCCAATCTCGCGGATCTGGATTTCGCGTCGATCGAACGGATGCTGCGCGCCCGCATCCCGGTCGTCGCGCCCGATTGGACCGATCATAACGACAGCGATCCCGGCATCGCGATGATCCAGCTGTTCGCCTGGCTGTCCGAGCAGGTCGGCTATCGGCTCAACCAGGTTCCCGAGAAGAGCTATATCGAGTTCCTCAAGCTCGTCGGCGTGCGGCTGCGCCCCGCCGCGGCGGCGCGGACGTCGATGGCGTTCCTGCTCACCAAACCCGAACAGGCGAACGGCGTGCTGGTCCCCGCGGGGACCCGCATCACGGCGAAGGGCCCCGCCAACCCGCCGCCGATATTCGAGACCGACTCCCCGCTCGACGTCCTCCCGGCGCAGCTCGCGGCGATCGTCACCGCACGCGACGGGTTGCTCGACATCAACGGCACGGGCGAGACCGGCCCGACCGCGGCCGGAATCGACCCCGCGCTCTATGTCGCCGAACGTTTCTCGGTCGCCTGGGACGGCAAGACGCCAAAGCTCAAGACGATGCCGACGCAGCCGGTGCCGCTGTTCTTCAAACCCGGCGAGCAGACGCACAAGACGCTCTATCTCGCGCTCGCCTTCAACCAGTCGCGATCCGCCGGGTTCAAGGGCGCCCGCGCGACGCTCGGGCTGCAGATCGACAGCGACGAAGAGCCCGAGGTCGACGATCAGGTGCGCTGCGGCGAATCCCGGCTCGAGATCGTCAATGCCTTCGAAGCCGGGCCGCTGATCGTCGAATATGCTTATTATCGCCCCCCCGCGCCCGGCATCGCCGCCGGCAGCTGGGATCCGCTTTCGGTGATTGCGGACACCACAGACGGCTGGACGCGCTCGGGATCGGTACGCCTCGATGTGCCGATATCGATCGGGCCGGTTCCGGCGGCCGAATGGCGCCAGGTCGAGCCGGACATGCCGCACCCGCTCGTCGGCGCGCTCAAGACCCCGGTCGACGACACCCCCGCCGAGGTCCCGGTCAGCGGCTGGATTCGGATCCGCTTCGGCGTGGCGCCGCGAGTGAGCGTTCGCGCGCTCGGCTTCAACATGACGACCGCCTCCAACCTCACCACGATACGCGGCGAACGGCTGGGCCGCGGCAACGGGCGGACCGGGCAGGTCTTCTCGCTCGGCAACGCCAATGTCGCGGCGGGCACGCTGGCACTGACCACGCGCGACGAGGGCCGCAACGACGCGATCACCGCCTGGCGCGAGGTCGAGGATTTCGACAGCGCCGGACCCGACGAGACCGTCTTCGTGCTCGATGCCGAAGCGGGGGTGGTGTTGTTCGGCGACGGCGTCCGCGGCCGGCCGCCGCAAGCCGACGAGATCGTCATCGCCGCCGCCTATCGCCACGGTGGCGGGCTTGCCGGAGATGTCGACACCGGCGCGGTCAGCCAGCCGGCGGGGCTCCCGGCGACGCTCGCCGGCGCGGTCAACGTCACGCCGGCGCGCGGCGGTCGCGACGCCGAAAAACTGGAAGCCGCCAAGGCGCGTGCACCCCATGCTTTCCGCGCACGCGGACGTGCGGTTACCCAGGCCGATTTCGTCGATGCAGCGCTCGCCGCCCCGGGCGTCCGCGTCGCCCGTGCGATGGTCGTGCCGCTTCATCGACCTTTCCCCCAAGGCCATGTCGAGGCGGGACTGGACGCCCCCGGCATCGACTTCACCGCCGAGACCCCCGGCGCACTCACCGTCATCGTCGTCCCCGAACAGGACGGCCCCTATCCCATGCCGACCACCGGAGAGCTCACTGCCGTCGCGGCGCATCTCGACACGCTGCGGCTGCTGACTACCGAGGTCCATGTCACCACGCCGCAATATGTTCGGCTGTTCGATTTCGAAGTCGTCGTGCGGGCTGCCCCCGGCTACACCACGACCGCCCTGCGCGAGGCGATCGGCGCGGCGCTCGAGCGCCGCTTCCACGTGCTCACCGGCGGCCGCGACGGCGCGGGATCGGGTTTCGGCGAACTGCTCCACCACGCCGATCTGGTCGCCGAGATCTTCCGGGTGCCCGGGGTCGAACGAGTCGAGGCGGTCTCCTGCCTGTTCGATGGCCAGACCCCCGATCACGCCGAGCGCTTTCTCGCCTGGCGCCGCGAGCGCCAGGTCGCTCTGCGGCTGACCAATTGCCCGAAGAACGCGGCAGACTTCGACAGCATCGATCTCGCCGGCGATGAAGTGCCCTTCGTCGACGCGTCGAGCCTCACGGTTACCGTGGTGGACGCGCCATGA
- a CDS encoding GPW/gp25 family protein has product MANGDPRQIGPRPYLGVGWSFPVRPGASGKLDFAFYEDDVEQAVEIILRTSPGERVMKPAFGAGLRDYVFAGNSDVTHRRVEASVRRALTDFEPRITVERVQARAADDEPNLMEIEIDYVVRRSNAFYNRVFPFYLNGAG; this is encoded by the coding sequence ATGGCCAATGGCGATCCCCGGCAAATCGGCCCCCGCCCGTATCTGGGGGTCGGCTGGTCCTTCCCCGTGCGGCCGGGCGCGAGCGGGAAGCTCGATTTCGCCTTTTACGAAGACGATGTCGAACAGGCGGTCGAGATCATCCTGCGCACCTCGCCTGGCGAGCGCGTCATGAAGCCGGCTTTCGGCGCGGGCCTGCGCGACTATGTCTTCGCCGGCAATTCGGACGTCACCCATCGCCGGGTCGAGGCATCGGTGCGCCGCGCGCTCACCGATTTCGAGCCGCGGATCACGGTCGAGCGCGTCCAGGCGCGCGCCGCCGACGACGAACCCAATCTGATGGAGATCGAGATCGACTATGTCGTTCGCCGCTCCAACGCCTTCTACAACCGGGTTTTCCCCTTTTATCTCAACGGCGCGGGGTAG